A part of Candidatus Deferrimicrobium borealis genomic DNA contains:
- a CDS encoding peroxiredoxin family protein, with amino-acid sequence MSLKAQLKEFDASRKRPPEVTAILRRGIEDVRATGAAGLRIGERAPDFALPNQRGETVRLSERLSRGPVVLNFYRGVWUPYCNLELAALAKELHTIRSLGADLMAISPERPDNTLTMAEKHAIPIDILSDATSEVLKNYRLWFAVPGEVKTLYLEKFGLNLEKHNGAGRWELPVPATYVLDRDGIVRAGEADPDYTVRMEPAEIVAAIRNLAEGT; translated from the coding sequence ATGTCGCTCAAGGCGCAGCTCAAGGAGTTCGACGCGTCAAGGAAACGGCCCCCGGAGGTCACGGCGATCCTCCGCCGGGGGATCGAGGACGTGCGGGCAACGGGAGCCGCCGGTCTGCGGATCGGTGAGCGCGCACCGGATTTCGCCCTCCCGAACCAACGGGGCGAGACGGTGAGGCTTTCGGAACGGTTGTCCCGGGGCCCGGTGGTCCTCAACTTCTACCGCGGGGTCTGGTGACCGTACTGCAACCTGGAGCTGGCAGCTCTGGCGAAGGAATTGCACACGATCCGGTCGCTCGGCGCGGACCTGATGGCCATCAGCCCGGAACGTCCCGACAACACGCTGACGATGGCGGAGAAGCACGCGATCCCCATCGACATCCTGAGCGACGCGACGAGCGAGGTCCTCAAGAACTATCGCCTCTGGTTCGCCGTGCCCGGGGAGGTCAAGACGCTTTATCTGGAAAAGTTCGGCCTGAACCTCGAAAAGCACAACGGCGCGGGGCGGTGGGAGCTTCCCGTTCCGGCGACCTACGTGCTGGATCGGGACGGGATCGTCCGGGCGGGGGAGGCGGACCCGGATTACACCGTCCGGATGGAACCGGCGGAGATCGTGGCGGCGATACGGAACCTCGCGGAGGGGACCTGA
- a CDS encoding arsenosugar biosynthesis-associated peroxidase-like protein gives METYYDPADLAAFGGIGKDAPELAKKFFDYYAEVFKEGELTEREKALIALAVAHTVQCPYCIDAFTRASLEKGSNLGEMTEAVHVAAAIRGGASLVHGVQMRKLAESLSM, from the coding sequence ATGGAGACGTACTACGACCCGGCGGATCTCGCTGCGTTCGGCGGGATCGGGAAGGACGCGCCGGAACTTGCGAAGAAGTTCTTCGACTACTACGCCGAAGTCTTCAAGGAGGGGGAGCTCACGGAGCGGGAGAAGGCGCTGATCGCCCTCGCGGTGGCGCACACGGTCCAGTGTCCCTACTGCATCGACGCGTTCACCCGTGCGTCTCTCGAGAAAGGTTCCAACCTCGGCGAGATGACCGAGGCGGTCCACGTCGCCGCGGCGATCCGGGGCGGAGCCTCTCTCGTGCACGGGGTGCAGATGCGGAAGCTCGCCGAATCGCTTTCCATGTAG
- the arsS gene encoding arsenosugar biosynthesis radical SAM protein ArsS (Some members of this family are selenoproteins.), giving the protein MTDRRKMPPGIGTGVREAAPVDPFADTLARHGLSLVRDRVHTLQVNTGYLCNLQCRHCHLEAGPGRQEIMSRGTMEAVVSFARRFPFQVVDVTGGAPELVPDLPFLVDGLAPLAPRLMLRTNLSAVSGAEWESLLALCVARRVVLVASFPSTNPSQADAQRGAGATEAAIAVLKKLNAAGYGVDGTGLELNLVSNPVGAFLPMPQDSAERKFRHDMLRKWGVAFNRLYTFANVPLGRFRTWLLRTGNYEHYVKTLTESFNPSAVDGLMCRTLLSVSWDGFLYDCDFNLAVDRPTGGRKVHVSEVRELPAPGAPIAIGEYCYACAAGSGFT; this is encoded by the coding sequence GTGACGGATAGAAGGAAGATGCCGCCGGGGATCGGGACCGGCGTCAGGGAAGCGGCTCCGGTCGATCCGTTCGCCGACACCCTCGCGCGTCATGGACTCTCCCTGGTCCGGGACCGCGTCCACACCCTCCAGGTGAACACGGGGTACCTGTGCAATCTCCAGTGCCGGCATTGCCACCTCGAGGCCGGTCCCGGCAGGCAAGAGATCATGTCCCGCGGGACGATGGAGGCGGTCGTCTCGTTCGCCCGGCGGTTCCCGTTCCAGGTCGTCGATGTCACCGGGGGAGCGCCGGAACTGGTGCCCGATCTTCCTTTTCTCGTCGACGGGCTTGCCCCGCTCGCTCCCCGCTTGATGCTCCGGACGAACCTTTCCGCCGTGAGCGGCGCCGAATGGGAGTCTCTTCTCGCGCTCTGCGTCGCCCGCCGCGTCGTCCTCGTCGCCTCCTTCCCCTCGACGAATCCGTCCCAGGCCGATGCCCAGCGCGGCGCGGGAGCGACGGAAGCCGCGATCGCCGTGCTGAAGAAGTTGAACGCCGCGGGGTATGGAGTGGACGGGACCGGGCTGGAACTCAACCTCGTCTCCAACCCGGTCGGGGCGTTTCTACCGATGCCGCAGGACTCCGCCGAACGGAAATTCCGGCACGACATGTTGCGGAAATGGGGGGTCGCGTTCAACCGCCTGTACACGTTCGCGAACGTACCGCTGGGGCGTTTCCGGACGTGGCTTCTGCGGACGGGGAATTACGAGCACTACGTGAAGACGCTGACAGAGAGCTTCAACCCCTCCGCGGTGGATGGGCTCATGTGCCGAACGCTCCTGTCCGTCTCGTGGGACGGGTTCCTGTACGACTGCGATTTCAACCTCGCCGTCGACCGTCCCACCGGCGGCCGCAAGGTCCATGTATCGGAGGTCCGTGAACTCCCAGCACCCGGTGCCCCGATCGCGATCGGGGAGTACTGTTACGCCTGCGCCGCTGGCTCCGGCTTCACTTGA